A genomic window from Candidatus Poribacteria bacterium includes:
- a CDS encoding DUF4097 domain-containing protein, producing MEQHRPQEIKGLFHMLEHTAKIAEDAALTGAFSGGETRCISQFNNILKRLRDINAIPDGLFEELEADASFSHIGIACHQLAAYLNEELDTTADFQGWFSSFFGKRFMENLTEELSDKPFGDLIRKAVPDFLTETTLEDLVEVFPVAPGGKLTIDADFGAIDVQSTDTDNVSVRVRRAAQLKEDRRAGEILKNFDVQMTHAAVDVKIEAKFRGPVKQWKKAKKRLDVQFEIVVPRNYRLDLKTADEGISVVDIVGDVSTHTAGAGLHLQNITGHIDGTTSGGNIDLKAFEGDATLRTSGGNIALDGGTGDVKAKTSGGNIQMTDVRGAVNGETSGGTVTLRGCKGGADVKTAGGSIEVENDGPVLAKTSGGSIRCLLQEAVSSQNLLLDLETIGGSINVSLVPDIAATVEARVLGGSVTTEFPVAAETTGTVKPDQLRGTINGGGSLLKLFSVGGNVILRKTESHTPTAV from the coding sequence ATGGAACAACACAGACCACAAGAGATCAAGGGGCTTTTTCACATGTTGGAACACACCGCAAAGATCGCAGAGGACGCTGCGTTAACGGGAGCGTTCAGTGGTGGTGAAACGCGGTGCATCTCCCAATTCAATAACATCCTCAAACGTCTCAGGGACATCAACGCGATCCCCGATGGACTTTTTGAGGAACTGGAAGCAGATGCTTCTTTTAGCCACATTGGCATAGCGTGTCATCAACTTGCCGCCTACCTCAACGAAGAATTGGACACGACTGCGGATTTCCAAGGCTGGTTCTCCAGTTTCTTCGGCAAACGTTTCATGGAAAATCTAACAGAGGAGTTGTCGGACAAACCCTTCGGCGACCTCATTCGCAAAGCCGTCCCAGATTTCTTAACCGAGACGACGTTAGAAGACCTTGTCGAAGTCTTCCCCGTTGCTCCCGGTGGAAAACTAACGATCGATGCTGATTTCGGAGCAATTGACGTGCAGAGCACAGACACCGATAATGTTTCTGTCCGCGTTCGACGTGCCGCACAGTTGAAAGAAGATCGGCGTGCGGGGGAAATCCTCAAGAATTTTGATGTCCAGATGACACATGCAGCCGTAGATGTTAAAATTGAGGCAAAATTCAGGGGTCCCGTAAAGCAGTGGAAAAAGGCGAAAAAACGCTTGGATGTCCAATTTGAAATCGTCGTTCCGCGAAATTACAGGCTTGATTTGAAGACCGCGGACGAGGGAATTTCCGTTGTGGATATAGTCGGAGATGTAAGCACCCACACAGCCGGGGCAGGACTCCATTTACAAAATATTACCGGACATATCGATGGAACGACTTCCGGTGGAAACATAGATCTCAAGGCGTTTGAGGGCGACGCGACACTTCGAACGAGTGGCGGGAATATTGCGCTTGACGGCGGCACTGGCGATGTCAAAGCCAAAACGTCGGGTGGCAACATCCAGATGACTGATGTCAGGGGTGCTGTCAATGGGGAAACCTCCGGCGGCACTGTTACGCTCCGCGGATGTAAAGGCGGCGCAGACGTGAAAACTGCTGGTGGGAGTATAGAGGTAGAAAACGACGGACCCGTCCTTGCGAAAACGAGTGGCGGTTCTATCCGCTGTCTGCTCCAAGAGGCAGTTTCCAGTCAGAACTTGCTGCTGGATCTGGAAACAATCGGTGGGAGTATCAATGTTTCGCTCGTCCCGGATATTGCTGCGACGGTCGAGGCACGGGTGCTTGGCGGTTCAGTCACCACAGAATTCCCGGTAGCTGCAGAGACGACAGGGACTGTCAAACCCGATCAGTTGCGGGGAACTATCAACGGTGGCGGTTCACTTTTGAAACTTTTCTCCGTCGGTGGGAACGTCATACTCAGGAAGACAGAGAGTCACACACCAACAGCAGTATAG
- a CDS encoding IS982 family transposase: protein MDLTIVAVYTICDDLLISLGHQDDPRAKMSDAEVMTTALIAARYFGGNQQTACAALKTLGYIPNMLGHSRFNRRLHQVSEHFQTLFQVLAEGFKAENSENIYSIDTFPVAVCDNIRISRSHLYQGPDWHGRIASKRRYFYGLKAHLMVTETGKIVEAFFTPGRCSDVLGLRCYAFDLPQGSVVYADKAYCNYGIEDALAASGISLKPIRKKNAKRQYPPHEVYLQHFHRKRVEVTNSLIEQLFPKSIHAVTAVGFELKVFLFIIATSIRQLFGEE from the coding sequence ATGGACCTAACTATTGTAGCAGTTTATACGATTTGTGACGACCTTTTAATCTCACTCGGACATCAAGACGACCCTCGCGCAAAAATGTCGGATGCTGAAGTCATGACGACCGCCCTCATCGCCGCGAGATACTTTGGGGGTAATCAACAAACGGCTTGTGCCGCCTTGAAAACACTCGGATATATCCCGAATATGTTGGGACATTCCCGCTTCAACCGGCGACTTCATCAGGTATCAGAACACTTTCAAACGCTTTTTCAAGTCCTCGCTGAGGGGTTCAAAGCCGAGAACTCAGAGAATATCTACAGTATTGATACGTTTCCTGTAGCAGTGTGCGACAATATCCGTATTTCTCGTTCACACCTGTATCAAGGGCCCGATTGGCATGGCAGGATCGCAAGCAAACGCCGCTACTTCTATGGGTTAAAAGCGCATCTGATGGTCACCGAGACCGGTAAAATCGTTGAAGCGTTTTTCACCCCAGGACGCTGTTCGGATGTGCTTGGCTTACGGTGTTATGCCTTTGATTTACCCCAAGGGTCTGTTGTATACGCAGATAAAGCGTATTGTAACTATGGTATTGAAGATGCTTTAGCAGCCTCCGGGATTTCACTAAAACCTATTCGTAAGAAGAATGCTAAACGTCAGTATCCGCCTCATGAAGTTTATCTGCAACACTTCCACAGAAAGCGCGTGGAGGTGACCAACAGTCTCATTGAGCAACTCTTCCCGAAGTCGATCCATGCGGTGACGGCTGTCGGTTTTGAGTTGAAAGTCTTCTTGTTTATCATCGCTACAAGCATTAGACAACTCTTTGGAGAAGAATAG
- a CDS encoding site-specific DNA-methyltransferase produces MKIKPVKGRPMLHWVGKRPIDTISNYPAQLVDTYDVENPEQEPTYDKFKDGPNLLFHGDNKEILSTLLVQGFRGKIDLIYIDPPFASGADYVRKVKLRGKKEDLKAEGHSVIEQTQYTDIWANDNYLQFMYERLILMRELLTDNGSIYVHCDWRMNSYLRLAMDEIFGKSNFLNLVTWRRQIVRGMKTHAEFMPFSSDYIYLYAKDKDNAIWNKIEKVITLSLEEAKRKFKKDDKDFFATSDPGTYSDESIIKLYKEGRIFVTRGGKLLIKDGKVSVTAGKIRIKYHRETVGDKVLEKTVADNIWDDIPGLGVNPNEYLHYPTQKPEALLVRIIEASSNKNSIVLDCFVGSGTTAAVAEKLGRRWIAADINKGAIQTTIKRLQTLPNMQRGMAHYRVNNYDASTDLERRDIVMKKYGVQTDRQEAFFNGTLDGTLVKIIDLTKPLTPLDIQTIKDELEKRPDESRNITVFCYGINSGIQAELKEENRRRAVNKIFVRDIGSEGVTTFEPASAEINFERKGDSVKITIAEYMSPTILARMDIDRTIFDEQIDDFRAQIDCVLIDTDYTGEHFKIVESDVPKKKEDFVEGEYTVSLPRPDARVAVKIIDMLGEETVVVE; encoded by the coding sequence ATGAAAATAAAACCAGTTAAAGGCAGACCTATGCTTCACTGGGTCGGCAAACGTCCAATTGACACAATAAGCAATTATCCTGCACAATTGGTGGATACTTATGACGTGGAGAACCCAGAGCAAGAACCGACTTATGACAAATTTAAAGACGGTCCCAACCTCCTTTTTCACGGCGACAATAAAGAGATTCTCTCCACGCTGCTTGTGCAAGGTTTCCGTGGCAAGATTGACCTCATTTATATTGATCCTCCGTTTGCAAGTGGTGCAGACTACGTGCGGAAAGTGAAACTACGTGGTAAGAAAGAAGATTTGAAGGCTGAGGGACATTCTGTGATTGAACAGACGCAATACACCGATATCTGGGCAAATGACAACTATCTCCAATTCATGTATGAACGGTTGATTTTGATGCGGGAATTGTTGACTGATAATGGGTCAATCTACGTGCATTGTGACTGGCGAATGAATAGTTATCTCCGCCTTGCAATGGACGAGATTTTTGGGAAAAGCAATTTTCTTAACTTGGTGACATGGCGTCGACAAATTGTCCGAGGAATGAAAACACATGCCGAGTTTATGCCATTTAGTTCGGATTATATTTATCTCTATGCAAAAGACAAGGACAACGCAATTTGGAATAAAATCGAAAAAGTTATTACCCTCTCGTTGGAAGAAGCCAAGCGAAAATTCAAAAAAGATGATAAAGATTTCTTCGCAACTTCCGACCCAGGGACATACTCTGACGAGAGCATTATTAAACTTTATAAAGAAGGACGCATTTTTGTCACACGCGGTGGGAAACTTTTGATTAAGGATGGCAAGGTGTCGGTAACGGCAGGCAAAATAAGGATCAAGTATCACCGCGAAACTGTTGGTGATAAAGTTCTTGAGAAAACAGTTGCTGATAATATATGGGATGATATTCCTGGGTTAGGTGTTAATCCGAACGAATATCTTCATTACCCAACTCAAAAGCCCGAAGCACTCCTTGTGCGTATCATCGAAGCATCAAGCAATAAAAATTCTATCGTCCTTGACTGTTTTGTCGGAAGTGGCACCACTGCTGCCGTAGCAGAAAAACTCGGCAGACGTTGGATTGCTGCAGATATTAACAAAGGGGCGATCCAGACAACAATAAAAAGACTACAGACGCTACCAAATATGCAGCGCGGCATGGCACACTATCGCGTCAATAACTACGATGCAAGTACCGATTTGGAGCGAAGGGATATTGTCATGAAAAAATATGGCGTGCAAACTGATAGGCAAGAGGCGTTTTTTAATGGCACCTTGGACGGAACACTCGTCAAAATCATTGACCTAACGAAACCGCTCACGCCATTAGACATTCAGACAATTAAAGACGAACTTGAGAAGCGGCCAGATGAGTCGCGTAACATCACTGTATTTTGTTACGGTATCAATAGCGGGATTCAGGCGGAACTCAAGGAGGAAAACAGACGGCGCGCAGTAAACAAAATCTTTGTGCGCGACATCGGTAGTGAAGGAGTCACTACTTTTGAACCTGCATCAGCAGAGATTAATTTTGAGAGAAAGGGAGATAGTGTTAAAATTACCATCGCAGAGTACATGAGTCCAACCATTTTAGCACGGATGGATATTGACCGCACCATTTTTGACGAACAAATCGACGACTTCCGCGCACAGATTGATTGTGTCCTGATTGATACCGATTACACGGGGGAGCATTTCAAAATAGTCGAGAGCGACGTTCCAAAGAAAAAGGAAGATTTTGTTGAGGGAGAATACACCGTATCGCTCCCGCGTCCTGATGCCCGCGTTGCGGTGAAGATTATTGATATGCTTGGTGAGGAGACGGTTGTTGTGGAGTAG
- a CDS encoding DUF2806 domain-containing protein — protein sequence MSDEIEKNPPPTIADETNSAIDVVRDLVSDSTIPAPISRNMFKVIDRLCSALMDVPVGYLERRSAEKRSESEGRIRIQTEVTNQIIQQMKVDPEFPQRAGNRFAEKILREQFNLEKILSMTVGHLKKTEYDSSITENVEGDSEKTIQDDWLNDFENEACQKSSEEMQERFARILAGEIKRPGTFSIRAIKLLGQIDSETASIFRTFCSGCISFDAPAGSGFIYQSIFPSFDVGRTNRFLENYGISIPNLERLQEYSLLPANPGVNINYMGGVTLNIAEVFVETLPLIPSLNETSVAPFLYTNNYYFLRSRQSSLTPDWNFHMPGLQLSSIGQELINIVEFQQPIKQLSEDLKEFFAEKQLELVEVELTKDKHWKPKH from the coding sequence ATGTCTGACGAAATCGAAAAGAATCCTCCGCCAACTATTGCAGATGAAACTAATTCTGCTATAGACGTTGTCCGTGATCTTGTATCAGATTCAACTATCCCTGCTCCAATTAGTCGTAACATGTTTAAAGTTATTGATCGATTGTGTTCTGCTTTAATGGATGTGCCCGTTGGATATCTTGAACGAAGATCTGCCGAAAAACGATCAGAATCGGAGGGACGTATTAGAATTCAGACAGAAGTTACAAACCAAATTATCCAACAAATGAAAGTTGATCCGGAATTTCCACAGAGAGCCGGTAATAGATTTGCGGAAAAGATACTGAGAGAACAGTTTAACCTTGAAAAAATCTTGTCTATGACCGTAGGTCACTTGAAGAAAACGGAATATGATAGTTCAATAACTGAAAATGTCGAGGGGGATTCGGAAAAGACCATCCAAGATGACTGGCTCAATGACTTTGAAAATGAAGCTTGCCAGAAAAGTTCGGAAGAAATGCAAGAACGTTTTGCTCGCATACTGGCAGGTGAGATTAAAAGACCTGGTACCTTTTCAATACGTGCCATCAAACTATTAGGTCAAATAGATTCAGAGACTGCATCAATATTTAGAACTTTCTGTTCTGGTTGCATTTCATTTGACGCTCCCGCTGGCTCTGGCTTTATTTATCAGTCAATTTTTCCAAGTTTTGATGTAGGAAGAACGAATAGGTTTTTAGAAAATTACGGAATTTCTATACCAAATTTAGAAAGGCTACAGGAATATTCGTTGCTACCAGCGAATCCTGGGGTGAATATAAATTATATGGGTGGAGTTACCTTAAACATCGCCGAGGTTTTTGTAGAAACTTTACCACTTATACCTTCTTTAAATGAAACGTCAGTTGCTCCCTTTTTATATACTAATAACTACTATTTCCTTAGATCTCGTCAAAGCAGTCTGACCCCGGACTGGAATTTCCACATGCCCGGGCTCCAACTGTCTTCAATAGGACAAGAATTGATTAACATCGTCGAATTTCAACAACCTATCAAACAACTTTCCGAGGACTTAAAAGAGTTCTTTGCGGAGAAGCAATTGGAATTAGTTGAAGTTGAATTAACCAAGGATAAGCACTGGAAACCTAAACATTAA